The following proteins are encoded in a genomic region of Drosophila miranda strain MSH22 chromosome 4, D.miranda_PacBio2.1, whole genome shotgun sequence:
- the LOC108163686 gene encoding stress-induced-phosphoprotein 1 isoform X1, which translates to MDQQVNELKEKGNTALNAEKFDEAVAAYTEAIALDSQNHVLFSNRSAAYAKAGKFAEALKDAEQTIALNPTWPKGYSRKGAAAAGLHDFMKAFEAFNEGLKYDPTNAILLQGRQEITASVLSYMQSQGDIPMDIDPQMPRARRAPSPPRRTAEPAKPADPRVEDMSEDEKKKYFAKQEKDLGNAAYKKKEFDDALKHYNAAIEHDPTDITFYNNIAAVYFERKEYEECIKQCEKGIEVGRENRSDFKLIAKSFARIGNTYRKLENYKQAKIYFEKAMSEHRTPEIKTSLSEMEAKIKEQERQAYINPEKAEEEKEQGNHFFKKGDYSNAVKHYSEAIKRNPDDPKLYSNRAACYTKLAAFDLGLKDCETCIKLDEKFIKGYIRKGKILQGMQQTSKASAAYQKALELDPNNAEAIEGYRQSSMNFQRNPQEVLKNAMSDPEIQQILKDPAMRMILEQMQNDPNAVKEHLQNPAIADKIMKLLESGIIQIH; encoded by the exons ATGGACCAG CAGGTGAATGAACTCAAGGAAAAGGGCAACACTGCCCTGAATGCCGAAAAATTTGACGAGGCTGTTGCAGCCTACACAGAAGCCATTGCCCTGGACAGCCAAAACCATGTTCTGTTCAGCAACCGGTCGGCCGCCTATGCCAAGGCAGGGAAATTTGCTGAGGCTTTGAAGGACGCCGAACAAACCATCGCCCTGAATCCCACCTGGCCGAAGGGATACTCGCGCAAGGGTGCCGCCGCAGCTGGCCTGCATGACTTCATGAAGGCCTTCGAGGCGTTCAACGAGG GCCTCAAGTACGATCCCACAAATGCAATTCTGCTGCAGGGCCGTCAAGAGATCACCGCCTCAGTGCTTAGCTATATGCAGTCGCAGGGCGACATTCCGATGGACATTGATCCACAGATGCCGCGAGCACGCCGGGCCCCCTCGCCACCACGTAGAACTGCCGAGCCGGCAAAGCCAGCCGATCCTAGGGTGGAGGATATGAGCGAGGATGAGAAAAAGAAGTACTTTGCCAAGCAGGAGAAGGATCTGGGCAATGCGGCGTACAAGAAGAAGGAATTTGATGATGCTCTCAAGCACTACAATGCTGCCATCGAACATGATCCCACAGACATCACGTTCTACAACAACATTGCTGCGGTGTACTTTGAGCGCAAGGAGTACGAGGAGTGCATTAAGCAGTGCGAGAAAGGCATCGAGGTGGGCCGTGAAAACCGCTCCGATTTCAaattgattgccaaatcgTTTGCCCGCATCGGCAACACCTATCGCAAGCTTGAGAACTACAAGCAGGCCAAGATCTATTTTGAGAAGGCCATGTCCGAGCATCGGACGCCGGAGATCAAGACGTCGCTCAGCGAGATGGAAGCCAAAATCAAGGAGCAGGAGCGTCAGGCCTACATCAATCCTGAGAAGGccgaggaggagaaggagcaggGCAATCACTTCTTCAAGAAGGGTGACTACAGCAATGCTGTCAAGCACTACTCGGAGGCCATCAAGCGCAATCCCGACGATCCCAAACTGTATAGTAATCGTGCTGCCTGCTACACGAAGCTGGCTGCCTTTGATCTGGGTCTCAAGGATTGCGAGACTTGCATCAAGCTGGACGAGAAGTTTATTAAGGGGTACATACGCAAGGGAAAAATTCTACAAGGCATGCAGCAGACCTCTAAGGCTTCGGCTGCCTACCAGAAGGCGCTGGAACTCGACCCTAACAATGCCGAGGCCATCGAGGGCTACCGTCAGAGCTCGATGAACTTTCAACGCAATCCCCAAGAGGTGCTCAAGAATGCCATGTCGGATCCCGAAATTCAGCAGATCCTCAAAGACCCGGCCATGCGCATGATCCTCGAACAGATGCAGAACGATCCAAATGCTGTGAAAGA ACACTTGCAGAATCCTGCAATTGCCGATAAGATAATGAAGCTGCTGGAATCTGGCATCATTCAGATACATTAG
- the LOC108163798 gene encoding splicing factor U2af 38 kDa subunit, giving the protein MAEYLASIFGTEKDKVNCSFYFKIGACRHGDRCSRIHNKPTFSQTVLLQNLYVNPQNSAKSADGSHLVANVSDEEMQEHYDNFFEDVFVECEDKYGEIEEMNVCDNLGDHLVGNVYIKFRNEADAEKAANDLNNRWFGGRPVYSELSPVTDFREACCRQYEMGECTRSGFCNFMHLKPISRELRRYLYSRRRRARSRSRSPRSRRSRSRGSRSPRRRRDGNDGVGGGHYEQRDRAANEGRGMDRGGNDRGGNDRGGNDRGGNDRGRKGGGGGGGGGGGGGGGGGGGGGRY; this is encoded by the exons ATGGCGGAGTATTTGGCATCCATTTTTGGCACGGAAAAGGACAA AGTAAATTGCTCGTTCTACTTTAAAATTGGCGCCTGCCGTCATGGAGACCGATGCTCCCGCATACACAACAAGCCGACGTTTTCGCAAACAGTTCTCCTGCAGAATCTGTACGTTAATCCGCAGAACTCGGCCAAATCGGCGGACGGGTCACATTTGGTGGCCAATGTATCAGACGAGGAAATGCAGGAGCATTATGACAACTTCTTCGAAGACGTTTTCGTTGAATGCGAGGACAAGTACGGAGAGATCGAGGAGATGAATGTGTGTGACAATCTGGGCGACCATTTGGTAGGCAATGTCTACATCAAATTCCGGAACGAGGCCGATGCAGAAAAGGCGGCAAACGATTTGAATAATCGCTGGTTCGGTGGCCGTCCTGTCTACTCGGAATTGTCGCCGGTGACCGATTTCCGTGAAGCCTGCTGCAGACAGTACGAAATGGGAGAGTGCACACGTTCCGGATTCTGCAACTTCATGCATTTGAAGCCCATCTCGAGGGAACTGCGAAGGTATCTATATTCTCGGCGCCGGCGTGCCCGCTCCCGTTCCCGCTCGCCACGTTCTCGTCGCTCCCGCAGTCGGGGGTCACGTTCACCCCGCCGACGTCGTGATGGCAACGATGGAGTTGGCGGAGGCCACTACGAGCAGCGCGATAGAGCTGCCAATGAAGGACGAGGCATGGATCGTGGTGGAAACGATCGGGGTGGCAATGATCGAGGGGGCAACGACAGAGGCGGCAATGATCGAGGTCGcaaaggcggtggcggcggtggaggtggaggtggaggaggaggcggcggcggtggcggtggtggtggtcgTTATTAG
- the LOC108163686 gene encoding stress-induced-phosphoprotein 1 isoform X2, whose product MDQVNELKEKGNTALNAEKFDEAVAAYTEAIALDSQNHVLFSNRSAAYAKAGKFAEALKDAEQTIALNPTWPKGYSRKGAAAAGLHDFMKAFEAFNEGLKYDPTNAILLQGRQEITASVLSYMQSQGDIPMDIDPQMPRARRAPSPPRRTAEPAKPADPRVEDMSEDEKKKYFAKQEKDLGNAAYKKKEFDDALKHYNAAIEHDPTDITFYNNIAAVYFERKEYEECIKQCEKGIEVGRENRSDFKLIAKSFARIGNTYRKLENYKQAKIYFEKAMSEHRTPEIKTSLSEMEAKIKEQERQAYINPEKAEEEKEQGNHFFKKGDYSNAVKHYSEAIKRNPDDPKLYSNRAACYTKLAAFDLGLKDCETCIKLDEKFIKGYIRKGKILQGMQQTSKASAAYQKALELDPNNAEAIEGYRQSSMNFQRNPQEVLKNAMSDPEIQQILKDPAMRMILEQMQNDPNAVKEHLQNPAIADKIMKLLESGIIQIH is encoded by the exons ATGGACCAG GTGAATGAACTCAAGGAAAAGGGCAACACTGCCCTGAATGCCGAAAAATTTGACGAGGCTGTTGCAGCCTACACAGAAGCCATTGCCCTGGACAGCCAAAACCATGTTCTGTTCAGCAACCGGTCGGCCGCCTATGCCAAGGCAGGGAAATTTGCTGAGGCTTTGAAGGACGCCGAACAAACCATCGCCCTGAATCCCACCTGGCCGAAGGGATACTCGCGCAAGGGTGCCGCCGCAGCTGGCCTGCATGACTTCATGAAGGCCTTCGAGGCGTTCAACGAGG GCCTCAAGTACGATCCCACAAATGCAATTCTGCTGCAGGGCCGTCAAGAGATCACCGCCTCAGTGCTTAGCTATATGCAGTCGCAGGGCGACATTCCGATGGACATTGATCCACAGATGCCGCGAGCACGCCGGGCCCCCTCGCCACCACGTAGAACTGCCGAGCCGGCAAAGCCAGCCGATCCTAGGGTGGAGGATATGAGCGAGGATGAGAAAAAGAAGTACTTTGCCAAGCAGGAGAAGGATCTGGGCAATGCGGCGTACAAGAAGAAGGAATTTGATGATGCTCTCAAGCACTACAATGCTGCCATCGAACATGATCCCACAGACATCACGTTCTACAACAACATTGCTGCGGTGTACTTTGAGCGCAAGGAGTACGAGGAGTGCATTAAGCAGTGCGAGAAAGGCATCGAGGTGGGCCGTGAAAACCGCTCCGATTTCAaattgattgccaaatcgTTTGCCCGCATCGGCAACACCTATCGCAAGCTTGAGAACTACAAGCAGGCCAAGATCTATTTTGAGAAGGCCATGTCCGAGCATCGGACGCCGGAGATCAAGACGTCGCTCAGCGAGATGGAAGCCAAAATCAAGGAGCAGGAGCGTCAGGCCTACATCAATCCTGAGAAGGccgaggaggagaaggagcaggGCAATCACTTCTTCAAGAAGGGTGACTACAGCAATGCTGTCAAGCACTACTCGGAGGCCATCAAGCGCAATCCCGACGATCCCAAACTGTATAGTAATCGTGCTGCCTGCTACACGAAGCTGGCTGCCTTTGATCTGGGTCTCAAGGATTGCGAGACTTGCATCAAGCTGGACGAGAAGTTTATTAAGGGGTACATACGCAAGGGAAAAATTCTACAAGGCATGCAGCAGACCTCTAAGGCTTCGGCTGCCTACCAGAAGGCGCTGGAACTCGACCCTAACAATGCCGAGGCCATCGAGGGCTACCGTCAGAGCTCGATGAACTTTCAACGCAATCCCCAAGAGGTGCTCAAGAATGCCATGTCGGATCCCGAAATTCAGCAGATCCTCAAAGACCCGGCCATGCGCATGATCCTCGAACAGATGCAGAACGATCCAAATGCTGTGAAAGA ACACTTGCAGAATCCTGCAATTGCCGATAAGATAATGAAGCTGCTGGAATCTGGCATCATTCAGATACATTAG